The genomic DNA acttatggctaattatgccctaattaggctcaaaagattcgtctcgtcgtgtacatccaaactgtgtaattagttttgttatttaattacatttagtatttcatacatgtgttcaaaggggaggtgaaaatttttgggtgaaaatttttgggaactaaacgggccctGATTGGCTAATTATGCCCTAATCAGGTTGCAAGCAGCGAGGCAAAGCTCTGTAGAAATTAAAAGCCGGGTTGGTGAGGGGTGCTTCAATGCCCTCGTTGCGTCGCAGCTGGTTCACGTCAGTGTCCGCGTCGGCATTCTCGTGTCGCTCTGGACAAAGCGCCCTACCGGCCATGCCATGGCTGCAAAGCATGGCCATTTACAAGTTTACCCTTGTACTGCACTAGACTGGTTGTAGTACCGGCTCTGCCGGGAGTCCGGTCCAATCCAGTCGAACGCTCACGGTGTGTTTAGATACCATGAAAActtcaaattttccatcacatatCGATCACATCGAAatgttaaatatagcaaatgacacatgtatggagtactaaatgtagttaaataaaatcgaaatgttaaatatagcaaatgacacatgcatggagtactaaatgtagttaaataaaaaaattaattgcatagttttgatgtacgtcacgagacgaatcttttgagcctagttaggttatggtaggacaatatttatcacaaacaaacgaaaagtgctacagtgtactACAATATTCGATATGACTTTTTCTTCCACCTTTTCCAGGGATTTAAACACAGCCTCAATCTCCTCTCCAGCGATCAGGATTCCCTGACCTGCTGAAAAGGAAGCCAGGGAACACTGTTCCTGTGACTTTTGAGCCTCTGTGGGCCGTCCGCTCTAAAATGAATGGATAGGATCGATCGCTACAGTACCCATGCTACAATACAAAACAGTAGCTTTTCGAGCAATGCTCCGTGAACAGTACCTCTACAGTGAATCGTGGTAGGGACTACTGTTCATCCAGACTTAGACACTGTTTCTCTTTAGTCAGAGAAGCTGAATCCATGGCGTGGGCTGCTGGCCTGCCGTGCTGGGGCCATGACTTTTGTGTCGGCCTCTTTGTCTCaagatatttttattttattgagCTTTGAAAAGCTTGATCGATCCAACCTTTGGCTCCTTTTGTTCGTGGGAACTGATAATGGCGGCTCCTCTTGGGTACTCTTTCGTATTTTGGCCGAGTACTCTTCTGGGTCGATCAGCCGTGCCTCCTCTTGGGCTCTTTCGTATTTTGCATTTGAGCGCTCTCGTGTGTTCGTCGAGTCAAATTCGAATCAAGCCATTATTAGGCATTTGCGCTCTTGGATTCGAAGATCCTGAATGAAGCCATTAATAGGCAGACACTGACCAGTGACCAACCATGGTCCCCGTGGATCAAGAATGCAAAACACGCGGGACTCGGACCCGCGCTCCTGGTGACGTGACAAGGATggcctcctcggctcctcgTCTCCAGCCACGGGTACTTGTTCCGCGTCCACACTCCGGAACACACGCCAATCCGGCCGCACAGCCCGTTGCTGCAGCTCATCAGACCCAATGGCTCCGGTGAGAATCGTCGACGTCGGCTACgtccccgcgccggcggcggccgcgccgcctggGCCTATCAAGCTCAACGCCATGGAGGCGCAGTGGGTCGTGGCCCCGGtgctgcagcacctcctgctCTTCGAGGGCGACCAGCTGCCTCCCTTCGACGACGTCGTCAGGTCCCTAAAATCCTCCCTCGCGGCGACCCTGGCGACCCACGCCCCGCTCGCAGGCAAGCTCCATCACCTCGCGGAGAGCGGCGAGGTCGCCatccgctgctccgccgccgacgAAGGCGTCCGGTTCGTTGTCGCGGAGACCGACGCCGACGCCCGCCGCCTCGCGTGCGACGAGGACCACGACGTGCTCACGTTCGTGGGGCTCGTTCCGGAGGTCGACATGTACCggctgccggcgccgctgctggccgTGCAGGCCACGCGCCTCGGGGGAGGAGGCGGGGTGGCCCTCGGGCTCACGGTGCaccacgccgtcgccgacggGCGGTCGCTGTGGAGGTTCgtggaggcgtgggcggcggcgtgccgcggGGACGCGCCGCCCGAGCCGCCTCCGTGCTTCGACCGCTCGCGTGTCGGGCTGCCTGGCGGCGAGGAGCTGGCCCGGAGCGTCGTGCGGAAGTACATGCCAGACCTGCCGGTGGTACGTTCCCGCGAGCACAGCACAGGCTTCGTTCACATCTCTCCCATTCGGGTTTTGATTTCGTTGCACCTGATTTTTTGCTGCCACCACCAGGTGCCCATGCCCGCGATATTGCAGCAAGACCGGCTGCGATTCACCCGCCGGACGTTCACCCTGGACGCGCCGCGCATCGCGCGGCTGAAGCAGCGCATCGTCCGCCTCGGCGAGGCCCACGGcgcgccgctgcgccgccctCCGTCCAGCTTCGTCGCCGTCGTCTCGCTAGCATGGACCTGCGCCGTCCGCTGCCGGTCCTTCCCGGCGGACGACAAcgtgttcctcttcttcttggccGACGCCCGCGACCGCCTCGACCCTCCCGCCGGCGCGGACTACTTCGGCACGTGCCTCACCGGCTGCCTGGTGAAGCTGCCGGCGCGGGAGCTCCGCGCCGAgcgcgcgctggcggcggcggcggcggcggtgcaggacGCGATCCGGGAGATGGCGGAGGACCCGCTCGGCTCATCGCCCGGGTGGGAGTTCCTCAAGCTTGCCGGCGACAGGACGGTTCCCATCGACCGGGTGGTGAACGTGTCCGGGTCGGCGGGCTTCATGGCGTACGAGGTCGCCGACTTCgggtgggggaggccgcggcggacgGAGAACGTGAGGATGAACCACgacggccaggtggcgctggtcCGCgccagggacggcggcggggtgcaGGTGGCGGTGTCCATGCTCCAGCGGGCGCACGTCGACGCGTTCAAGTCGGAGCTCCTCAAGCTGCTCGGGTCGGACGAGTGATGTCTAGTTCTCCCTTCCTCTTTAATTACTCTTACAAACTATTTGTATTTCCGTTTTGAGTAATGGAAATGAGAATGGCTTATTTAAAAATACACATTTTGTTGGTCGCGTACGGCGTACAGTATAAACGGCACCGTTTCTCAGCTCAGCATTTGCTGCATATGGCTCCACGCCACTATTGGGGTTGTGGTCGAGCGTGTACGGTCAGATAGGACGTGGT from Panicum virgatum strain AP13 chromosome 7N, P.virgatum_v5, whole genome shotgun sequence includes the following:
- the LOC120681534 gene encoding agmatine coumaroyltransferase-like, with the translated sequence MAPVRIVDVGYVPAPAAAAPPGPIKLNAMEAQWVVAPVLQHLLLFEGDQLPPFDDVVRSLKSSLAATLATHAPLAGKLHHLAESGEVAIRCSAADEGVRFVVAETDADARRLACDEDHDVLTFVGLVPEVDMYRLPAPLLAVQATRLGGGGGVALGLTVHHAVADGRSLWRFVEAWAAACRGDAPPEPPPCFDRSRVGLPGGEELARSVVRKYMPDLPVVPMPAILQQDRLRFTRRTFTLDAPRIARLKQRIVRLGEAHGAPLRRPPSSFVAVVSLAWTCAVRCRSFPADDNVFLFFLADARDRLDPPAGADYFGTCLTGCLVKLPARELRAERALAAAAAAVQDAIREMAEDPLGSSPGWEFLKLAGDRTVPIDRVVNVSGSAGFMAYEVADFGWGRPRRTENVRMNHDGQVALVRARDGGGVQVAVSMLQRAHVDAFKSELLKLLGSDE